In a single window of the Streptomyces sp. NBC_00094 genome:
- a CDS encoding SUKH-4 family immunity protein, with translation MVTFAQAQERAEEWINGDLPAYQHREVRVREFELGFVVWSEDREGGPVSDGGRQRLVIARDSGEATLWPGLPVGEVIRRYEEEYGTQEAAAAPAAPQAARIDLNQTSFLLSPPEWLQDAADRIGLPAGPNASQEDGSASASVDDVSDAGPSGPVPGPSVPVGGVVDAPAPLPAPVAPQAPPAPAPAPAPAPVSVAPQAPPAPAPAPVPAPVPTPAPAPAPSVSPWADANASSGGADGAVPLPATVFAPPLSGTDDEDTPPPVVGADAPTALMKGGSALPATAVAPRLDPAAPPPSLPQAPPVSPVRQPAPPVPPAQAGPGAPPPPPPAPSVPGAGDIADAATSKATMPPKSGRGPASPPPPPGAPGVPGGSGAPAYVPTQLVSQLGPEGLQPPGPPQPAPPGPPAAPQPVHQAATMLAHPSQGGPGAPPPPPPPPGVPGGTPAGGVAHAATMLAHPGPGGPGGPSTPAPPGPPAPPPPMHGGHTPPPGPGPVPPAYGYPQPAGLPTVGPGYQAVLRYRAPDGSEAQIIRRSAPGTPHPEWQILHELRAMNVPPQQVLELHTELESCELPGGYCARMIRETWPQARITSIAPYGRDHHGRQQGMRQLLTHQGELHQVADGPARPAPVRAPLPQVQPAPPVPPEAIAQELAGAFGPGILRFDQHAVSRQGVPELVARTLVWAGLPADFGPFFWAQPAVPVVPTLAELAAQRQVQPAADASSYLVLGSDFGRAICVQYGTAHIVAVPVEAGPGGQPVPPQFVNTGLPEFTRAMALLGRMWRLRFGLNPEQAGRWTVDFQAQLAMLDPAALSSPENWWSVLLEQMWDGLL, from the coding sequence GTGGTGACGTTCGCGCAGGCGCAGGAGCGCGCCGAGGAATGGATCAACGGCGACCTGCCGGCGTACCAGCACCGTGAGGTGCGGGTGCGGGAGTTCGAGCTGGGCTTCGTGGTGTGGTCGGAGGACCGCGAGGGCGGTCCGGTCTCGGACGGTGGCCGGCAGCGTCTGGTCATCGCGCGGGACAGCGGCGAGGCCACGCTGTGGCCGGGGCTGCCGGTGGGCGAGGTGATCCGGCGGTACGAGGAGGAGTACGGGACGCAGGAGGCGGCGGCTGCTCCGGCGGCGCCCCAGGCGGCCCGGATCGATCTGAACCAGACGTCGTTCCTGCTGAGCCCGCCCGAGTGGCTGCAGGACGCGGCGGACCGGATCGGCTTGCCGGCGGGGCCGAACGCCTCGCAGGAGGACGGGAGCGCGTCGGCGTCGGTGGACGACGTGTCGGACGCGGGGCCTTCGGGGCCTGTGCCGGGGCCGTCGGTGCCGGTGGGTGGGGTGGTGGATGCGCCTGCGCCTTTGCCCGCGCCTGTGGCTCCTCAGGCTCCGCCTGCCCCTGCCCCTGCCCCTGCTCCGGCGCCTGTGTCCGTGGCTCCTCAGGCTCCGCCTGCCCCTGCGCCTGCCCCCGTTCCTGCCCCTGTCCCCACTCCCGCTCCGGCCCCCGCTCCTTCGGTGAGTCCGTGGGCGGATGCGAACGCGAGTTCCGGTGGGGCGGACGGTGCGGTGCCGCTGCCCGCGACCGTGTTCGCGCCGCCGCTGTCGGGGACGGACGACGAGGACACCCCGCCCCCGGTGGTGGGTGCCGACGCGCCGACCGCCCTGATGAAGGGGGGCAGTGCGCTGCCCGCGACCGCCGTGGCCCCGCGGCTCGACCCGGCCGCGCCGCCGCCGTCGCTTCCGCAGGCCCCGCCGGTGTCGCCCGTGCGGCAGCCCGCGCCCCCCGTCCCGCCGGCCCAGGCCGGGCCCGGGGCGCCGCCGCCTCCGCCGCCCGCGCCTTCGGTGCCGGGTGCCGGGGACATCGCGGACGCGGCGACGAGCAAGGCCACGATGCCGCCGAAGAGCGGGCGCGGTCCGGCGTCGCCGCCCCCGCCGCCCGGCGCGCCCGGGGTTCCCGGTGGGTCGGGCGCCCCCGCGTACGTACCGACGCAGCTCGTCTCGCAGCTCGGGCCCGAGGGGCTCCAGCCGCCGGGTCCGCCGCAGCCGGCCCCGCCCGGTCCGCCGGCGGCGCCGCAGCCCGTGCATCAGGCGGCGACGATGCTGGCGCACCCGAGCCAGGGTGGTCCGGGCGCGCCTCCGCCGCCTCCGCCGCCGCCCGGTGTGCCCGGTGGCACGCCGGCCGGTGGGGTCGCGCACGCCGCGACGATGCTGGCGCACCCGGGTCCCGGTGGCCCGGGCGGTCCGTCGACTCCGGCGCCTCCGGGGCCCCCGGCCCCGCCGCCGCCGATGCACGGCGGGCACACGCCGCCGCCCGGCCCCGGTCCCGTACCGCCCGCGTACGGATATCCGCAGCCGGCGGGTCTGCCGACGGTCGGTCCGGGCTATCAGGCGGTGCTGCGGTACCGGGCGCCGGACGGTTCCGAGGCGCAGATCATCCGGCGCTCGGCGCCGGGTACTCCGCATCCCGAGTGGCAGATCCTGCACGAGCTGCGGGCGATGAACGTGCCGCCGCAGCAGGTCCTCGAGCTCCACACGGAGCTGGAGTCCTGTGAGCTGCCCGGTGGTTACTGCGCGCGGATGATCCGGGAGACGTGGCCGCAGGCGCGGATCACGAGCATCGCCCCGTACGGTCGCGATCACCACGGCCGTCAGCAGGGGATGCGGCAACTCCTCACCCATCAGGGCGAGTTGCACCAGGTAGCGGACGGGCCGGCGCGGCCCGCTCCGGTACGGGCGCCGCTGCCGCAGGTGCAGCCCGCGCCGCCGGTCCCGCCGGAGGCGATCGCGCAGGAGCTGGCGGGGGCGTTCGGCCCGGGCATCCTCCGTTTCGACCAGCACGCGGTGTCCCGTCAGGGTGTGCCGGAGCTGGTGGCGCGGACGCTGGTGTGGGCGGGGCTGCCGGCGGACTTCGGTCCGTTCTTCTGGGCGCAGCCGGCGGTGCCGGTGGTGCCGACGCTCGCGGAGCTGGCGGCGCAGCGGCAGGTGCAGCCGGCGGCGGACGCGAGCTCGTATCTGGTGCTCGGTTCGGACTTCGGGCGGGCGATCTGCGTGCAGTACGGGACCGCGCACATCGTGGCGGTGCCGGTGGAGGCCGGTCCGGGCGGGCAGCCTGTGCCGCCGCAGTTCGTGAACACGGGGCTGCCGGAGTTCACGCGTGCGATGGCGCTGCTGGGCCGGATGTGGCGGCTGCGGTTCGGGTTGAACCCGGAGCAGGCGGGCCGCTGGACGGTCGACTTCCAGGCGCAGTTGGCGATGCTGGATCCGGCGGCGCTGTCGTCGCCGGAGAACTGGTGGTCCGTGCTGCTCGAGCAGATGTGGGACGGCCTGCTGTAG
- a CDS encoding HNH endonuclease, whose product MTTGRLGQDTAPPNAAYAGQVVHFPDPVRAARHPRGVRIDEHGHPDFSPYARAAAEIADPPEGFGVDELRLTDYVSANAAMAATGHELWDTIPSVATPHGWTWHHVARSRRMELVPVEVKALLRHHGGVATAAVDHGKRGTRPLQETRPAHFGLPKTLVSVSELQLQGVEEDLGYRLPGAYRSFLKAAGGCAPVGTALDAELGLLVDQPFFTVREQAGVNDLVYVNKCLRDHLTKDYLGVAFVQGGLVAVKVRGDAIGTVWFCAYDDARDSGPEAAGWSVGERAERLLLPCGEDFDAFLQRLAGNPPELETVANLMVDGGFARAVPVVPVGE is encoded by the coding sequence ATGACGACAGGTCGGCTCGGGCAGGACACCGCGCCACCGAACGCGGCCTATGCCGGGCAGGTCGTGCATTTTCCGGACCCGGTCCGTGCCGCCCGTCATCCCAGAGGGGTGCGGATCGACGAGCACGGTCACCCGGACTTCTCGCCGTACGCGCGTGCGGCGGCGGAGATCGCCGATCCTCCGGAGGGCTTCGGCGTCGACGAGCTGCGTCTCACGGACTACGTGTCGGCGAACGCGGCGATGGCGGCGACCGGTCATGAGCTGTGGGACACGATCCCGTCGGTGGCGACCCCGCACGGCTGGACCTGGCACCACGTGGCGCGCAGTCGCCGGATGGAGCTGGTCCCGGTCGAGGTGAAGGCGTTGCTGCGGCACCACGGTGGTGTGGCGACGGCCGCCGTCGATCACGGGAAGCGGGGGACGCGGCCCCTGCAGGAGACCCGTCCGGCGCACTTCGGCCTGCCGAAGACGCTCGTGTCGGTGTCGGAGCTTCAGCTCCAGGGCGTCGAGGAGGACCTCGGCTACCGGCTGCCGGGGGCGTACCGCTCGTTCCTGAAGGCGGCGGGCGGCTGCGCGCCGGTGGGTACGGCGCTCGACGCGGAGCTGGGGCTCCTGGTCGACCAGCCGTTCTTCACGGTGCGGGAGCAGGCGGGTGTCAACGACCTCGTCTACGTCAACAAGTGTCTGCGCGACCACCTGACCAAGGACTACCTGGGCGTCGCCTTCGTCCAGGGCGGTCTGGTCGCGGTGAAGGTGCGGGGTGACGCGATCGGCACGGTGTGGTTCTGCGCGTACGACGACGCGCGGGACTCCGGGCCGGAGGCGGCGGGCTGGTCGGTGGGCGAGCGGGCGGAGCGGCTGCTGCTGCCCTGCGGCGAGGACTTCGACGCGTTCCTGCAGCGCCTCGCCGGTAATCCGCCGGAGCTGGAGACGGTGGCGAACCTGATGGTGGACGGTGGCTTCGCGCGCGCCGTGCCCGTGGTCCCGGTAGGGGAGTGA
- the glmU gene encoding bifunctional UDP-N-acetylglucosamine diphosphorylase/glucosamine-1-phosphate N-acetyltransferase GlmU: MSANRPAAVVVLAAGEGTRMKSKTPKVLHEIAGRSLVGHVVSAARELEPEHLVVVVGHAREQVKGHLEAHYAGTRTAVQEEQNGTGHAVRMALEELGKTPDGTVVVVCGDTPLLSGETLKALAGTHAADGNAVTVLTAEVPDSTGYGRIVRDAAGAVTEIVEHKDASAEQLAIREINSGVFAFDGKLLAEALGQVRTDNSQGEEYLTDVLSILREAGHRVGASVAGDHREILGINNRVQLAEARALLNQRLVERAMMAGVTIVDPASVLVDVTVTFEADAVIHPGTQLLGATHVAEDAEVGPNSRLKDTRVGKGARVDNTVADSAVVGEGASVGPYAYLRPGTNLGAKAKAGTYVEMKNATIGEGTKVPHLSYVGDATIGEYTNIGAASVFVNYDGEAKHHTTIGSHCRTGSDNMFVAPITIGDGAYTAAGSVITKDVPAGSLAVARGQQRNIEGWVARKRPGSAAAQAAQVASENSASES, from the coding sequence GTGAGCGCCAACCGCCCGGCAGCCGTCGTCGTCCTCGCAGCGGGTGAGGGCACCCGCATGAAGTCGAAGACCCCCAAGGTCCTGCACGAGATCGCCGGGCGTTCGCTCGTCGGACATGTCGTGTCCGCCGCCCGGGAGCTGGAGCCCGAGCACCTCGTCGTGGTCGTCGGGCACGCCCGTGAGCAGGTGAAGGGTCACCTGGAGGCGCACTACGCCGGGACCCGCACCGCCGTCCAGGAGGAGCAGAACGGCACCGGGCACGCCGTGCGGATGGCCCTGGAGGAGCTCGGGAAGACGCCCGACGGGACCGTCGTGGTCGTCTGCGGCGACACCCCGCTGCTCTCCGGCGAGACCCTGAAGGCCCTGGCCGGCACGCACGCGGCCGACGGCAACGCCGTGACCGTGCTGACCGCCGAGGTGCCGGACTCCACCGGCTACGGCCGGATCGTGCGGGACGCCGCCGGCGCCGTCACCGAGATCGTCGAGCACAAGGACGCCTCCGCCGAGCAGCTCGCGATCCGGGAGATCAACTCCGGCGTGTTCGCGTTCGACGGGAAGCTGCTGGCCGAGGCCCTCGGCCAGGTGCGGACGGACAACAGCCAGGGCGAGGAGTACCTCACCGACGTGCTGTCGATCCTGCGCGAGGCCGGTCACCGGGTCGGCGCGTCCGTCGCCGGCGACCACCGCGAGATCCTCGGCATCAACAACCGCGTGCAGCTCGCCGAGGCCCGCGCGCTGCTGAACCAGCGCCTCGTCGAGCGGGCCATGATGGCCGGCGTCACGATCGTCGACCCCGCCTCCGTCCTCGTGGACGTGACGGTGACCTTCGAGGCCGACGCGGTGATCCACCCGGGCACGCAGCTGCTCGGCGCGACGCACGTCGCCGAGGACGCCGAGGTCGGCCCGAACAGCCGCCTGAAGGACACCCGCGTCGGCAAGGGCGCCCGGGTGGACAACACCGTCGCGGACTCCGCCGTGGTCGGCGAGGGCGCCTCCGTGGGCCCGTACGCGTACCTCCGTCCGGGCACGAACCTCGGCGCGAAGGCCAAGGCCGGCACGTACGTCGAGATGAAGAACGCGACGATCGGCGAGGGCACCAAGGTCCCCCACCTGTCGTACGTCGGCGACGCGACCATCGGCGAGTACACGAACATCGGCGCCGCGAGCGTCTTCGTGAACTACGACGGCGAGGCCAAGCACCACACCACGATCGGCTCGCACTGCCGTACGGGCTCGGACAACATGTTTGTGGCCCCCATCACCATCGGGGACGGGGCCTACACCGCCGCCGGGTCCGTGATCACGAAGGACGTTCCCGCCGGTTCGCTCGCCGTGGCCCGGGGCCAGCAGCGGAATATCGAAGGCTGGGTGGCCCGGAAGCGGCCCGGCAGCGCCGCCGCGCAGGCCGCCCAGGTGGCCTCGGAGAACTCCGCAAGCGAAAGCTGA
- a CDS encoding sensor histidine kinase, protein MTTTGADRDAAGVRSGSWWWWGRRRSAVLDVGLALVSALECGIEGVGFAEKAGLPVPVGVLFGLMVGSVLLVRRRWPIAVVLVSIAVAPAEMGFLMGIVGLYTLAASEVPRRITAVLASMSTVAVFVVTVVRMRQDVAQADIGQREIDPSGWYVPVVALFMTLGLNAPPVLFGLYIGARRRLMESLRERADSLEQELSLLADRAEQRAQWARQEERTRIAREMHDVVAHRVSLMVVHAAALQAVALKDPQKAVRNAALVGDMGRQALTELREMLGVLREEAAPAVPAAVPLAAVGRAAAAAAEAAAEDGPCLDALEALCEQSRLAGAVVKLSVLGEARAYPPEVERTAYRVVQEALTNVHKHAVGAEVVVRLAHREAEVAMQVENGPRPSDAEVSDVRLPSGGNGLVGMRERVSRLGGVFVSGPTDAGGFRVSAVLPTGE, encoded by the coding sequence ATGACCACAACGGGGGCAGACCGGGACGCTGCGGGCGTTCGTTCGGGGAGTTGGTGGTGGTGGGGGAGACGGCGGAGCGCCGTCCTTGATGTGGGGCTCGCGCTGGTGTCCGCGCTGGAGTGCGGCATCGAGGGCGTCGGGTTCGCCGAGAAGGCCGGGTTGCCGGTGCCCGTGGGGGTGCTGTTCGGGCTGATGGTGGGCTCGGTGCTGCTCGTGCGGAGGCGGTGGCCCATCGCCGTCGTGCTCGTCTCGATCGCGGTCGCGCCCGCCGAGATGGGCTTCCTCATGGGGATCGTCGGGCTCTACACGCTCGCCGCCTCCGAGGTGCCGCGCCGCATCACCGCCGTACTGGCGTCGATGTCGACGGTGGCGGTGTTCGTCGTGACCGTCGTGCGGATGCGCCAGGACGTCGCGCAGGCCGACATCGGGCAGCGGGAGATCGACCCGAGCGGTTGGTACGTGCCCGTCGTGGCGCTCTTCATGACCCTCGGGCTCAACGCGCCGCCGGTGCTCTTCGGCCTCTACATAGGGGCCCGCCGCCGCCTCATGGAGAGCCTGCGCGAGCGGGCCGACAGCCTGGAGCAGGAGCTGTCGCTCCTCGCGGACCGGGCCGAGCAGCGGGCACAGTGGGCGCGGCAGGAGGAGCGGACGCGGATCGCGCGGGAGATGCACGACGTGGTCGCGCACCGGGTGTCGCTGATGGTCGTGCACGCGGCGGCGCTGCAGGCGGTGGCCCTGAAGGATCCGCAGAAGGCCGTGAGGAATGCCGCGCTGGTCGGTGACATGGGCCGGCAGGCGTTGACGGAGCTGCGGGAGATGCTGGGCGTGCTGCGGGAGGAGGCGGCGCCCGCCGTCCCGGCGGCGGTGCCGCTGGCCGCGGTGGGCCGGGCGGCCGCGGCCGCGGCCGAGGCCGCCGCCGAGGACGGGCCCTGCCTGGACGCCCTGGAGGCGTTGTGCGAGCAGTCGCGGCTCGCGGGGGCGGTCGTGAAGCTGTCGGTGCTGGGTGAGGCGCGGGCGTATCCGCCGGAGGTGGAGCGGACGGCGTACCGGGTGGTGCAGGAGGCGCTGACCAACGTCCACAAGCACGCGGTGGGCGCCGAGGTCGTGGTGCGGCTCGCGCACCGCGAGGCCGAGGTCGCGATGCAGGTGGAGAACGGCCCCCGCCCCTCGGACGCCGAGGTCTCGGACGTGCGGCTGCCGAGCGGTGGGAACGGTCTCGTCGGGATGCGGGAGCGGGTCTCGCGGCTGGGCGGGGTGTTCGTGTCGGGTCCGACGGACGCGGGCGGGTTCCGGGTGTCCGCGGTGCTGCCGACGGGGGAGTGA
- a CDS encoding helix-turn-helix domain-containing protein has translation MTTETSRYADFESLREQAIALRREGLSRRQIRDRIHVDNNDMLNRLLEGEPPPEWTKRPNAKDDLRDRARALRAQGWTYDRIQAELGCSKSSISLWVRDLPKPERKRTREEASEIAKRGWESTMRRREEEREAAKRAAAEEIGAMSERELFLLGVGLYWAEGTKDKPHARRERVTFVNSDPRMIRVFAAWLDLLGIEPARRRYWVMIHETGDVSGAERYWGSLVGAAPSAFGKTTLKRHNPRTNRKNVNAEYHGCLVIRILGSADLYRRIEGAWCGIVGAVSISSTEIQT, from the coding sequence ATGACAACCGAAACGAGCCGGTACGCCGACTTCGAATCCCTCCGCGAACAGGCGATCGCCCTCCGACGCGAGGGTCTCAGCCGCCGCCAGATCCGGGACCGCATCCACGTCGACAACAACGACATGCTCAACCGCCTCCTCGAAGGCGAACCCCCGCCGGAATGGACGAAGCGCCCGAACGCGAAGGACGACCTCCGCGACCGCGCCCGCGCGCTGCGCGCCCAGGGCTGGACCTACGACCGGATCCAGGCCGAGCTGGGCTGCTCGAAGAGCTCGATCTCCCTGTGGGTCCGCGACCTGCCGAAGCCGGAGAGGAAGCGGACCCGGGAAGAGGCGTCCGAGATCGCCAAGCGGGGCTGGGAGTCGACCATGCGCCGTCGCGAGGAGGAGCGAGAAGCGGCCAAACGCGCGGCGGCCGAGGAGATCGGAGCGATGTCCGAGCGCGAGCTCTTCCTCCTGGGCGTGGGCCTCTACTGGGCGGAAGGGACGAAGGACAAACCGCACGCCCGCCGTGAACGCGTGACGTTCGTGAACAGCGACCCCCGGATGATCCGGGTCTTCGCCGCCTGGTTGGACCTCCTCGGCATCGAGCCCGCGCGACGGAGGTACTGGGTGATGATCCACGAGACCGGGGACGTGTCCGGCGCCGAGCGGTACTGGGGCAGCCTCGTCGGCGCCGCCCCCTCGGCATTCGGCAAGACGACCCTCAAGCGCCACAATCCGCGGACCAACCGCAAGAACGTGAACGCCGAGTACCACGGCTGTCTCGTGATCAGAATCCTCGGGAGTGCCGATCTTTACCGTCGCATCGAGGGGGCCTGGTGCGGCATAGTAGGGGCCGTCTCGATCTCCTCAACGGAAATCCAGACATAG
- a CDS encoding ribose-phosphate diphosphokinase, producing the protein MTGIKTTGEKKLMLFSGRAHPELAEEVAHQLGVGLVPTKAFDFANGEIYVRFQESARGADCFLIQSHTAPINKWIMEQLIMVDALKRASARSITVIIPSYGYARQDKKHRGREPISARLVADLLETAGADRILTVDLHTDQIQGFFDGPVDHLSALPVLADYVGAKVDRAKLTIVSPDAGRVRVADRWCDRLDAPLAIVHKRRDKDVANQVTVHEVVGDVKGRVCVLVDDMVDTGGTICAAADALFAHGAEDVIVTATHGILSGPAADRLKNSKVSEFVFTDTLPVPGALELDKITVLSIAPTIARAVREVFEDGSVTSLFEEH; encoded by the coding sequence GTGACCGGGATCAAGACGACCGGCGAGAAGAAGCTGATGCTCTTCTCCGGCCGCGCCCACCCCGAGCTGGCCGAGGAGGTCGCGCACCAGCTGGGCGTCGGTCTCGTTCCCACCAAGGCGTTCGACTTCGCCAACGGTGAGATCTACGTCCGCTTCCAGGAGTCGGCCCGCGGCGCGGACTGCTTCCTGATCCAGAGCCACACGGCTCCGATCAACAAGTGGATCATGGAACAGCTGATCATGGTCGATGCGCTCAAGCGGGCCTCGGCCCGCAGCATCACCGTGATCATCCCGTCGTACGGCTACGCCCGTCAGGACAAGAAGCACCGCGGTCGCGAGCCGATCTCGGCGCGTCTGGTCGCGGACCTGCTGGAGACGGCCGGTGCGGACCGCATCCTGACCGTGGACCTGCACACCGACCAGATCCAGGGCTTCTTCGACGGCCCGGTGGACCACCTGTCGGCGCTGCCCGTGCTCGCGGACTACGTCGGTGCGAAGGTCGACCGCGCCAAGCTGACGATCGTCTCCCCGGACGCCGGCCGCGTGCGCGTCGCCGACCGCTGGTGCGACCGCCTCGACGCCCCGCTGGCGATCGTGCACAAGCGCCGCGACAAGGACGTCGCCAACCAGGTCACCGTCCACGAGGTCGTCGGTGACGTGAAGGGCCGCGTCTGCGTCCTGGTGGACGACATGGTCGACACCGGTGGCACGATCTGCGCCGCCGCGGACGCCCTGTTCGCGCACGGTGCCGAGGACGTCATCGTGACGGCCACGCACGGCATCCTGTCGGGCCCGGCCGCCGACCGTCTGAAGAACTCCAAGGTCAGCGAGTTCGTCTTCACGGACACGCTGCCGGTTCCCGGCGCCCTGGAGCTCGACAAGATCACGGTGCTGTCGATCGCGCCGACGATCGCGCGCGCGGTGCGCGAGGTGTTCGAGGACGGTTCGGTGACGAGCCTCTTCGAGGAGCACTGA
- a CDS encoding SUKH-3 domain-containing protein, translated as MPDHLSTTRFPVNVDAALREAGWQPGRWDIKLAEEWADALRAHVSPAGHRHSVFPAAVEAWAEFGGLRITSPGHGRTIAPTTVRFDPLAGLHLARTLADLGRALESELAPLGEEGDQQAVLAMDVEGRVYSLDHAGDWYLGKDIDAALSTLVTGVQPTRLTAG; from the coding sequence ATGCCCGACCACCTCAGCACCACCCGGTTCCCGGTCAACGTCGACGCCGCCCTCCGCGAGGCCGGCTGGCAGCCCGGCCGCTGGGACATCAAGCTCGCCGAAGAATGGGCCGACGCCCTGCGCGCCCACGTCTCCCCCGCCGGCCACCGGCACAGCGTCTTCCCCGCGGCCGTCGAGGCCTGGGCGGAGTTCGGCGGCCTGCGGATCACCTCGCCCGGGCACGGGCGGACGATAGCGCCCACCACGGTCCGCTTCGACCCGCTCGCCGGACTCCACCTGGCACGCACCCTCGCCGACCTGGGGCGCGCGCTGGAGAGCGAGCTCGCGCCGCTCGGCGAGGAGGGCGACCAGCAGGCCGTCCTCGCGATGGACGTCGAGGGACGGGTGTACAGCCTCGACCACGCGGGCGACTGGTACCTCGGCAAGGACATCGACGCGGCGCTGTCCACCCTGGTCACGGGTGTCCAGCCGACCCGCCTGACCGCGGGGTAG
- a CDS encoding 50S ribosomal protein L25/general stress protein Ctc: MSEVKLAATVRSEFGKGASRQLRRASLVPTVLYGHGTDPVHISLPAHELGLALRTPNVLLSLDIEGTNELAIPKAVQRDAIKGSLVHVDLILVKRGETVTVEVPVQAEGELAAGGNLLEHVLGTLSVEAEATHLPEAITVSVEGLEAGASILAGAITLPAGVTLATDADAVVLQVLAAQAEEPAAEAAETTEA; the protein is encoded by the coding sequence ATGTCCGAGGTCAAGCTCGCCGCCACCGTCCGCTCGGAGTTCGGCAAGGGCGCTTCCCGCCAGCTCCGTCGCGCCTCCCTGGTCCCCACGGTCCTCTACGGCCACGGCACCGACCCGGTCCACATCTCCCTCCCGGCCCACGAGCTCGGCCTGGCGCTTCGTACGCCGAACGTCCTGCTCTCCCTGGACATCGAGGGCACCAACGAGCTCGCGATCCCGAAGGCCGTCCAGCGCGACGCCATCAAGGGCTCGCTCGTTCACGTCGACCTGATCCTCGTCAAGCGCGGCGAGACCGTCACGGTCGAGGTCCCGGTCCAGGCCGAGGGTGAGCTCGCCGCCGGTGGCAACCTGCTGGAGCACGTGCTCGGCACCCTCTCCGTCGAGGCCGAGGCCACCCACCTCCCCGAGGCCATCACGGTCTCCGTCGAGGGCCTGGAGGCCGGTGCCTCCATCCTCGCGGGCGCCATCACCCTGCCGGCCGGCGTGACCCTGGCCACCGACGCCGACGCCGTCGTCCTGCAGGTCCTGGCCGCGCAGGCCGAGGAGCCGGCCGCCGAGGCCGCCGAGACCACCGAGGCCTGA
- the pth gene encoding aminoacyl-tRNA hydrolase encodes MTDDANAPWLIVGLGNPGPEYAANRHNIGFMVVDLLAERIRGSFKRAQKAQAQVVEGRMGPPGPENRRVILAKPMSFMNLSGGPVTALRDFYKVPTAHIVAIHDELDIDYSVLRLKIGGGDNGHNGLKSMTKAMGPEYHRVRCGIGRPPGRMQVADFVLKDFSSTERKDLDWFVDRAADSVECLLAEGLERAQTAYNS; translated from the coding sequence ATGACGGACGACGCCAACGCCCCCTGGCTGATCGTCGGCCTCGGCAACCCCGGGCCCGAGTACGCGGCCAACCGCCACAACATCGGCTTCATGGTCGTGGACCTGCTCGCCGAGCGGATCCGCGGCTCGTTCAAGCGCGCGCAGAAGGCCCAGGCGCAGGTCGTCGAGGGCCGCATGGGGCCGCCCGGGCCAGAGAACCGTCGGGTGATCCTCGCGAAGCCGATGTCGTTCATGAACCTGTCGGGCGGTCCGGTGACGGCGCTGCGCGACTTCTACAAGGTGCCGACGGCGCACATCGTGGCGATCCACGACGAGCTGGACATCGACTACTCGGTGCTGCGGCTGAAGATCGGCGGCGGCGACAACGGGCACAACGGTCTGAAGTCGATGACGAAGGCGATGGGTCCCGAGTACCACCGGGTGCGGTGCGGGATCGGGCGTCCGCCGGGCCGGATGCAGGTCGCGGACTTCGTCCTGAAGGACTTCTCGTCGACGGAGCGCAAGGACCTCGACTGGTTCGTGGACCGCGCGGCGGACTCGGTGGAGTGCCTGCTGGCGGAGGGCCTGGAGCGGGCGCAGACGGCGTACAACTCGTAG
- a CDS encoding YwqJ-related putative deaminase — protein sequence MHATTTPTQGDPRLNWSSDAEATRAPLLRHRRDGILPTVGAALSVRGETLTCTAGRGDRPPLLHALVQDFLDTLTSSQRERFTGRCPEAILLSRHLTAAENGRSKRAQRKPLTSGEARRSLKHAKLTARRIREDGDPLHGSYAAPCRSCTAMLAHFGVRTVDPTTPVENG from the coding sequence ATGCACGCAACAACGACACCCACACAGGGTGACCCACGCCTCAACTGGAGCAGCGATGCCGAGGCGACCCGGGCACCCCTACTGCGTCACCGCCGCGACGGCATCCTTCCCACCGTCGGGGCCGCCCTCTCCGTACGCGGCGAGACCCTCACGTGCACCGCGGGCCGCGGCGACCGCCCGCCCCTCCTGCACGCCCTCGTCCAGGACTTCCTGGACACCCTCACCAGCAGCCAGCGGGAACGCTTCACCGGGCGATGTCCCGAGGCGATCCTGCTCTCCCGGCACCTCACCGCCGCCGAGAACGGCCGCTCCAAGCGCGCCCAGCGCAAGCCGCTCACGTCCGGCGAGGCCCGCCGGTCCCTCAAGCACGCCAAACTCACCGCCCGGCGCATCCGGGAGGACGGCGACCCGCTCCACGGCAGCTACGCGGCACCCTGCCGGTCCTGCACGGCGATGCTCGCCCACTTCGGCGTCCGCACCGTCGACCCCACGACACCTGTCGAGAACGGCTGA